A single genomic interval of Anopheles marshallii chromosome 2, idAnoMarsDA_429_01, whole genome shotgun sequence harbors:
- the LOC128706810 gene encoding uncharacterized oxidoreductase dhs-27-like: MAENLTTHFPKRFSDALKQVAREQGFTEGFYRFQSGSGCNVGDGFAGDLVKVSIRETGRELVVLCKLLPENEIRKQQGVPLFDRESEAYVQILPLLLKFQREKNLPEGLPRFNNVPRCYYAKTTVDKMESVIIMEDLRLQAFRMWDKANPVDFEHARLLMITLGRLHALSFAMKDQRPDEFAQCREFTDPMTTMLALDPKNTFEKMTSSMCRRAIDTLEKHDTFRRRKLEQIQDRIVQEITACVDGKAAEPYAIIGHGDCWSNNMMFQYQEDNQTPKTIKLIDWQLSRYGSPVLDLVYFIFNCTDEELRAHSYQRLLSIYYNSLSEHLHNLGGNVERQFPRSAFRDQLKQFGRYGFLLSMMVMPIICTPNDELPDTDTAMNGIMEENPTGTNEINFVYGTTEKAAIRYRSRMSGCIRDTIRLGYL, translated from the exons ATGGCAGAAAACCTTACAACGCATTTCCCAAAACGCTTCTCTGACGCACTGAAGCAAGTCGCTCGGGAACAAGGATTTACCGAAGGCTTCTACCGCTTCCAGAGTGGGTCAGGATGTAATGTGGGTGACGGTTTCGCTGGTGATTTAGTGAAGGTATCCATTCGTGAGACAGGCCGTGAGCTGGTAGTGTTGTGTAAGCTACTGCCGGAAAACGAAATACGAAAACAACAGGGCGTTCCGTTGTTTGATAGAGAATCAGAAGCGTACGTGCAAATACTGCCTTTGTTACTCAAGTTCCAACGTGAAAAGAATCTCCCCGAGGGATTGCCCAGATTTAACAATGTGCCGCGATGTTACTACGCGAAGACTACAGTTGACAAGATGGAATCAGTGATCATTATGGAGGATCTACGATTGCAAGCATTTCGTATGTGGGACAAAGCGAACCCAGTGGATTTCGAACATGCGCGACTACTCATGATCACTTTAGGACGCCTTCATGCACTTTCGTTTGCCATGAAAGATCAACGACCGGATGAGTTTGCGCAGTGCCGTGAGTTTACCGATCCAATGACCACAATGCTTGCCCTTGATCCGAAGAATacatttgaaaaaatgacgTCGAGCATGTGTCGTAGAGCAATCGATACACTCGAAAAGCATGATACCTTCCGACGGAGAAAACTCGAACAAATACAAGATCGTATTGTGCAGGAAATTACAGCATGTGTCGATGGAAAAGCTGCCGAGCCTTACGCTATTATAGGCCATGGTGACTGTTGGTCCAACAACATGATGTTTCAATACCAAGAAGAT AATCAAACTCCGAAGACCATCAAATTGATCGACTGGCAACTGTCTAGGTACGGCTCCCCGGTACTTGACTTGGTCTACTTCATATTCAACTGTACCGACGAAGAACTGCGTGCTCACAGCTACCAACGACTGCTGAGCATCTACTACAACAGTCTTAGCGAACATCTACACAACCTGGGAGGAAATGTCGAACGCCAGTTCCCGCGCAGTGCCTTCCGTGATCAACTAAAACAATTCGGTCGATATGGATTTCTGTTATCCATGATGGTTATGCCGATCATTTGCACTCCAAATGACGAGCTGCCCGATACGGATACCGCAATGAATGGAATTATGGAAGAAAATCCCACCGGTACCAATGAGATCAATTTCGTCTACGGCACAACGGAAAAAGCGGCTATTCGGTACCGATCGCGCATGTCCGGCTGTATCCGAGATACTATAAGGCTGGGATACCTTTGA